The Deinococcus carri genome segment TGGGGACAACGTGACGTTCACGGTCGAACTGATTAAGCCCATCGCCATGGAAGAAGGCCTGCGCTTCGCCATCCGCGAAGGTGGCCGCACCGTCGGCGCCGGCGTCGTTACCAAGGTCCTGGAGTAAGCACAATGGTTGCCCCGAAGATCCGTATCAAACTGCGTGGCTTTGACCACAAGGCGCTGGACCAGTCCGCGAGCAAGATCGTGGACACGGTCCGGCGCACCGGGGCGGACGTGAGCGGTCCCGTGCCGCTCCCCACCCGCATCCGCCGCTTCACCGTGCTGCGCTCGCCCTTCAAGTACAAGGACAGCCGCGAGCACTTCGAGATTCGCACCCACAACCGTCTGGTGGACATCATGAATCCCACCAAGAAGACGATTGATTCGCTGATGACCCTCGACCTGCCCACCGGTGTGGACATCGAGATCAAGACCGTCGGGGGCCGCGCATGACCAAGGGCATCCTCGGCACCAAGATCGGCATGACCCAGATCTGGAAGGGCGACCGCGCCATTCCCGTGACGGTCGTGCTGGCTGGCCCCTGCCCGGTCGTGCAGCGCAAGACCACGCTGACCGACGGCTACGAGGCCGTGCAGATCGGCTTCGCGCCCAAGAGCGAGAAGCGCGTGACCCGCCCCGCGATGGGCCACTTCCGCAAGGCTGGCGTCGCCCCCGTGCGCTTCCTGCGCGAGTTCCGCGGCTTTTCCCCCGAGGGCGACACCGTGAACGTGGACATTTTCGCCGAGGGCGAGAAGATCGACGCGACCGGCACCAGCAAGGGCAAGGGCTTCCAGGGCGTCATGAAGCGCTGGAACTTCGCCGGTGGTCCCGCGAGCCACGGCTCCAAGAAGTGGCACCGCCGCCCCGGCTCCATCGGTCAGCGCAAGACGCCCGGCCGCGTGTACAAGGGCAAGCGTATGGCCGGTCACATGGGCATGGACCGCGTGACCGTGCAGAACCTTGAAGTGGTCGAGGTGCGCGCCGATGAGAACATCATCCTCGTGAAGGGGGCCATCCCCGGCGCGAACGGTGGTCTCGTGATGCTGCGCCAGGCCGTCAAGGGAGGCAGGTAAGACATGACGCAGATCAACGTCATCGGCAAGAACGGCGGTCGCAGCATTGACCTCGACCTGCCGGAAGTGAATCCTCACGTGCTGCATGAGGTCGTGACCTGGCAGCTCGCGGGCCGCCGCCGCGGCACCGCCAGCACCAAGACCCGCGCCCAGGTGAGCAAGAGCGGCAAGAAGATGTACAGCCAGAAGGGCACCGGCAACGCCCGCCACGGCGACCGCAGCGTCCCCACCTTCGTGGGCGGTGGCGTCGCGTTCGGCCCCAAGCCCCGCAGCTACAGCTACACCCTGCCCCGCAAGGTGCGTCAGCTCGGCCTGGCGATGGCCCTGGCCGACCGCCAGAACATGGGCAAGCTGCTGGCCGTGGACGGCTTTGACCTTGACGGCAAGACCAAGAGCTTTATCAACTGGGCTGCCCAGAACGGGCTGGACGGCAGCGAGCGCGTGCTGGTCGTCACCGACGACGAGCTGACCCGCCGTGCGGCGCGCAACGTTGCCTGGGTCACCGTGCTGCCGGTCGCGGGCCTCAACGCCTACGACATCCTGCGCCATGAGCGCCTGGTGATCGACGCGGTCGCGCTGGAGCCTGCCCAGGAACTGGAAATCGTTCCCTTCGAGGGGTCTGAAGGCAACGGGCAGGAAGGGGCCTCGCTGTGAGCCACTACGACATCATCAAGCAGCCCGTGATCAGCGAGAAGGCCTACGCGGGCATGGAGCGCGGCGTGTACTCGTTCTGGGTGGACCCCAAGGCCACCAAGACCGAGATCAAGGCGGCCGTGCAGCAGGCCTTCGGCGTGACCGTCGTGGGCATCAGCACCATGAACGTGGCGGGCAAGCGCAAGCGCGTGGGCCGCTTCATCGGGCACCGGGCAGACCGCAAAAAGGCCATCGTGCGCCTCGCGGACGGCCAGACCATTCAGGCCCTCGAGGCCCTGGCCTAAGGAGACACTGAACCATGGCTGTCAAGAAGTACCGTCCGTACACCCCCAGCCGTCGTCAGATGACGACCGCTGACTTCTCGGGCCTGACCAAGAAGCGCCCCGAGAAGGCCCTGACCGAGGCGCTCCCCAAGACGGGTGGCCGCAACAACCACGGCCGCATCACCAGCCGCTTTATCGGCGGCGGTCACAAGCGCCTGTACCGCATCATCGACTTCAAGCGCCGTGACAAGGCCAACGTGCCGGCCAAGGTCGCCGCGATCGAGTACGACCCCAACCGCAGCGCCCGCATCGCCCTGCTGCACTATGTGGACGGCGAGAAGCGCTACATCCTGGCCCCCGAGGGCCTGACGGTCGGCCAGACCGTCAACGCCGGCCCCGAGGCCGAACCCAAGCTCGGCAACGCGCTGCCCCTGCGCTTCGTGCCGGTCGGTGCGGTCGTCCACGCCGTGGAACTCGTGCCCGGCAAGGGCGCGCAGATTGCCCGCAGCGCCGGGACCAGCATCCAGGTGCAGGGCAAGGAAAGCGTCTACGTGATCCTGCGTCTGCCCAGCGGCGAACTGCGTCGCGTGCACAGCGAGTGCTACGCCACCATCGGCACCGTGGGCAACGCCGAGCACAAGAACATCGTGCTGGGTAAGGCCGGCCGCAGCCGCTGGCTGGGCCAGAAGCCGCACCAGCGCGGCAGCGCCATGAACCCGGTCGACCACCCGCACGGCGGTGGTGAAGGCCGCACCGGCGCGGGCCGCGTGCCCGTGTCCCCCTGGGGTCAGCCCGCCAAGGGCCTCAAGACCCGCAAGAAGCGCAAGATCAGCGACCGCTTCATCATCACCCGCCGCGGCGGGAAGTAAGGAGGGGAGAGCATGCCCCGTAGCCTGAAGAAAGGCCCGTTCGTGGATGACCACCTCCTGAAGAAGGTGGACGCCCAGAACGAGCGCAAGGACAAGCGTGTCATCAAGACCTGGTCGAGACGCTCGACCATCGTGCCCGAGATGATCGGCCACACCATCGCGGTCCACAACGGCAAGCAGCATGTGCCGGTCTTCGTGAACGAGCAGATGATCGGCCACAAGCTCGGCGAGTTCTCGCCCACCCGCGCCTACCGCGGGCACGGCGCGGACAAGAACGCCAAGGGGAGCAAGAAGAAATGACCGCCCCCACCTCCAACGCTGTCGCCCTGGAACAGACCTACCGTAACAAGAAGCAGCGCAAGCAGCAGCAGAAGCTGCGCCGCCCCGGCTACGCCGTCGCCAAGTACGTGCGTATGTCGCCCCGCAAGGTGCGCCTGGTCGTGGACGTGATCCGCGGCAAGAGCGTCGCGGAGGCCGAGGACCTGCTGCGCTTCATCCCCAAGAGCGCGTCTGAACCCGTCGCCAAGGTGCTCAAGAGCGCCAAGAGCAACGCGATCAACAACGATGAGATGCTCGAAGACCGCCTGGTCATCACGGCGGCCTACGTGGACGCCGGCCCGACCCTCAAGCGCCTGATTCCCCGCGCGCGCGGCAGTGCCAACATCATCAAGAAGCGCACCAGCCACATCACGATCATCGTGGGCGAACGCGAGAGCCTCAACAGGAAGGGCAGCTAAGCTATGGGCAACAAGATCAACCCCAACGGCTTCCGCCTGGGCATCACCAAGGGCTGGAACAGCCGCTGGTACGCCGGCAAGAAGCAGTACAGCCAGCTTCTCAAGGAAGACGAGAAGATCCGCCGTCTGGTCGGCAAGAAGCTCGCTGCCGCCGGCATCGCCCGCATCGAGATCGAGCGCGCGGGCCAGCAGGTCAACGTGATCATCAGCGCGGCCAAGCCCGGCATCGTGATCGGCAAGGGCGGCGAGAGCATCAAGCAGCTGCGCGGTGACATCGAGCGCCTCGTCAGCGCGGGCACGGTGGCCGTGAACGTCGCCGAGATTCCCAACCCCAACATCAGCGCGCCCCTGGTGGCCCTGCGAATCGCCGAGCAGATCGAGCGCCGCTTCGCCTTCCGCCGCGCGATGAAGCAGGCCGCGCAGCGCGTGATGGAGTCGGGTGCCCGCGGCGTCAAGATCATCCTGTCGGGCCGCCTGGGCGGGGCCGAGCAGGCCCGCACGGAAAAGGTGCTCGAAGGTCGCGTGCCGCTGCACACGCTGCGCGCCGACATCGACTACGGCACCGCGCTGGCCCGCACGACCTACGGCATCCTGGGCATCAAGGTGCTGGTGTTCAACGGTGAGGTCATCGGTGGCCGCACCGAGACACTGGCCCGCCCGCCCCGCCGCGATGACCGCCGCCCCGAGGGTGGCGACCGTCCCAACCGCCGCCGCCCCAGCGCGCGGCGTCGTCCCGGAGGTGAGTGATGCTTCTTCCGAAGCGCACCAAGTACCGCAAGCAGTTCCGTGGCCGCATGACCGGCGACGCC includes the following:
- the rpsC gene encoding 30S ribosomal protein S3, translating into MGNKINPNGFRLGITKGWNSRWYAGKKQYSQLLKEDEKIRRLVGKKLAAAGIARIEIERAGQQVNVIISAAKPGIVIGKGGESIKQLRGDIERLVSAGTVAVNVAEIPNPNISAPLVALRIAEQIERRFAFRRAMKQAAQRVMESGARGVKIILSGRLGGAEQARTEKVLEGRVPLHTLRADIDYGTALARTTYGILGIKVLVFNGEVIGGRTETLARPPRRDDRRPEGGDRPNRRRPSARRRPGGE
- a CDS encoding 50S ribosomal protein L23, translating into MSHYDIIKQPVISEKAYAGMERGVYSFWVDPKATKTEIKAAVQQAFGVTVVGISTMNVAGKRKRVGRFIGHRADRKKAIVRLADGQTIQALEALA
- the rplB gene encoding 50S ribosomal protein L2 — translated: MAVKKYRPYTPSRRQMTTADFSGLTKKRPEKALTEALPKTGGRNNHGRITSRFIGGGHKRLYRIIDFKRRDKANVPAKVAAIEYDPNRSARIALLHYVDGEKRYILAPEGLTVGQTVNAGPEAEPKLGNALPLRFVPVGAVVHAVELVPGKGAQIARSAGTSIQVQGKESVYVILRLPSGELRRVHSECYATIGTVGNAEHKNIVLGKAGRSRWLGQKPHQRGSAMNPVDHPHGGGEGRTGAGRVPVSPWGQPAKGLKTRKKRKISDRFIITRRGGK
- the rpsS gene encoding 30S ribosomal protein S19, translated to MPRSLKKGPFVDDHLLKKVDAQNERKDKRVIKTWSRRSTIVPEMIGHTIAVHNGKQHVPVFVNEQMIGHKLGEFSPTRAYRGHGADKNAKGSKKK
- the rplV gene encoding 50S ribosomal protein L22, with protein sequence MTAPTSNAVALEQTYRNKKQRKQQQKLRRPGYAVAKYVRMSPRKVRLVVDVIRGKSVAEAEDLLRFIPKSASEPVAKVLKSAKSNAINNDEMLEDRLVITAAYVDAGPTLKRLIPRARGSANIIKKRTSHITIIVGERESLNRKGS
- the rpsJ gene encoding 30S ribosomal protein S10, which gives rise to MVAPKIRIKLRGFDHKALDQSASKIVDTVRRTGADVSGPVPLPTRIRRFTVLRSPFKYKDSREHFEIRTHNRLVDIMNPTKKTIDSLMTLDLPTGVDIEIKTVGGRA
- the rplD gene encoding 50S ribosomal protein L4, producing MTQINVIGKNGGRSIDLDLPEVNPHVLHEVVTWQLAGRRRGTASTKTRAQVSKSGKKMYSQKGTGNARHGDRSVPTFVGGGVAFGPKPRSYSYTLPRKVRQLGLAMALADRQNMGKLLAVDGFDLDGKTKSFINWAAQNGLDGSERVLVVTDDELTRRAARNVAWVTVLPVAGLNAYDILRHERLVIDAVALEPAQELEIVPFEGSEGNGQEGASL
- the rplC gene encoding 50S ribosomal protein L3, encoding MTKGILGTKIGMTQIWKGDRAIPVTVVLAGPCPVVQRKTTLTDGYEAVQIGFAPKSEKRVTRPAMGHFRKAGVAPVRFLREFRGFSPEGDTVNVDIFAEGEKIDATGTSKGKGFQGVMKRWNFAGGPASHGSKKWHRRPGSIGQRKTPGRVYKGKRMAGHMGMDRVTVQNLEVVEVRADENIILVKGAIPGANGGLVMLRQAVKGGR